AGGCTATGAActctgatgatgatgatgactctGATTCGATCATTGATGTCGAAACTGTGGATGTCATCGATGTGGACGAGACCTTGTGGGTAGCTGGCCAGGTCACCGATGATTTGTGCTTTGTGGACAACGTGAAGGCCGATCCTTCCTGGTGTCCCAAGACCAACAAGAAGCCGTCCGTGCCACCCGTCAAGGAGGTAAGTTCTAACATCAACTATAAGATAACATAACAGAATGAACTATAGCCCTTGAATCCACACAGCATAAATTAGCACCGCAGCAGGCAGAAGTCCCGGTTGTAGTTGCGAGTAAGCCGAGGACACCAGCAAACATATGTCTGGTGCCCAACAAGAAGCAATGCGACTTTCTCAAACGAAAGGTTGGCTCCTCCGTAACGAGCAAATCCAGCAAGTTGGCAGCAAAAAAAGCGCAGGATGCTATAAAAAATGTTGGCCACAAACAGCCTGCAGCAAACCAAGTTCAAGGCAAAGGACTGGGCTCGGGTGGCAAGAACTTGTCGCTGCTGAAGCAGGAAAGGGAAGCCGCTGGTGCAGTAGAAGCGTCTGTGCCACCTTCACCCACAATTACGCCATTGCAAACGCCGACACCCACGCCGGCTACAGCGACTGCCACAAAGCGAAAACTTAATCTGGAGGAGTACAAACAGCGCCGTTGTGGCGGCAGTGTGGCCGTCTCCAAAGCAAAACCCACTCCTGCCAAGCAGCCAAAGCTGGAAGCCCCTTCACCCTCACCTATTCCTGCTGTAAAACAAACGCCATCGCCCCAGAAGGCAGTTATAGCCAATATAGTTAACAGCCTGAAGTGTCCCAGCAAAGAGGCAAATGCCGTGCCCATGGATCCCATTACCGTGGCCAAGAACAAGGTGTTGCGGATGCTGGAGATGAAGCGCGCTCAGCAACTCAAGATCATCGATTCACGCGTGTCGGCGAAGGTGCCGCGCGTAACCAAGCTGCCGCCACTCAAGGATATTGTCAAGGATACCTACTGCATGGAAGTGGATCCAGAGCCGACTCCAGCTCAGCCGAGCAACAAACTTCACCCAGACTACGAGGAGATCATCATAGTTTCTGTAAGCTGCAACACAGACATAACGATACCGCCGAATCAACTGAGCAAGGCCTCTCCGCGCTCGCTTCTGAAGTCATCCGTCCTGCTGTACAATATATCCAACGGACAGGACGCTAACAAGAACATGAGCAACTCCCTCATAGCTAGTATACAAAGCGAGGTGGTTAGACAAACCAGCTGCACGGCTCTCGCCTCCCTGACGCAAAATACTGTGTCGGCGCAGGGGGCTTCGACTGATAAAAATGTTCAGCATGGCGAGGACATGGTCATTATGCACCTACCCAAGGATAGGGCACGCAAGACCCTGGTGAGCATGGCCACTCAAACTGATCTGCAGCCCGAGTTCCCCCTCTTGGCGCTCCCAACCGTGAGAAAGTCTCGTGAGCGGACGCGACGGAATTATCGGAAGCGACGGTGCCATAGATCGGCTTCAGGCTCAAACGGATCGAGTTCCTCCAGTTCCTGCAGCAGCTTCGCGAGCTCCCGCTCGCGATCCAATTCCATTGAGCAGCTGCGCAACCTGGAGGCAGCCGCCAATTGTGGCGGAAGCAGTATTGGCAACGGCGGCGGTTACTCCTCGCGTAGCACACACCGCCACCGTAGCTCGGTGAGCTCATCATCGTACTCAGAGGCAGGGAAGTACGAGCGCCGGCAACGTCGTACCAGTTACAACAAGCGGCGgtccaaaaaccaaaaacgaagctccttctcctcctccggGTCTGCATCCGAGAACAGCGATCGCGATCGCAGCCGTAGCCCGCATCGCAGAGCCCAGCGCTCACGCTCTCGCTCCAGATCCGACACACGCtgccaaaacaacaacaataggcGCGGATTCACGGACCGCAACGTATCACAGCCGGCTGTGGAAGAGCGCCGCATCGTCTACGTGGGTCGTATTGAGCAGGAGACAACCAAGGAGCTGCTGCGCCGCAAATTTCTGCCGTACGGCAGCATCAAGCAGATAACGATACACTACAAAGAGAATGGGTAAGCAGCTTCAAAGCTTATCAAATGTGTAATCCAAACTTACAGTTGGCGATTGTTTCATTTCCAGAATGAAGTACGGCTTTGTGACGTACGAGAGAGCGCAGGACGCATTTACGGCCATAGACACGAGTCCCAGGGACCCGCAAATCAACATGTATGATATTAGCTTCGGCGGCAGGCGTGCCTTCTGCCGGGCTTCCTACGCTGACTTGGGTGAGTTGATAGAAGGCGTaacatttgttttattcttCTAACTTCACCTATTGTCATCCCTTCCAGATAACGCTGGTATCAACAACTACCACACGTATGTGTTTCCCCAGGAGACCCCAGCTCCGAAGGTGCAGGAGGAGGATTCCTTCGAAGCGTTGTTAAGGAAAGTGAAGGCTAAGCTTAATGCTGGCAAGCCTACACCCTCAGAGGCGGCACCTGTTGCTTCGGAGGCACAGCCTGTACCTCAGAATCAGGAACAGAAATGACATATTGGCAGAAAAAGGTTAACATTCGCATTTTTGCATATATCTATAATCTGAGAATGTGTCCTCTTTAACCTGCTTGTATCTATCTGCATAAATAGTAGACCAATCCCCGAAGTTTCTAGCTGTCCCACTGAAAAGCCTGATTATGATAACTCATCATATTAACTAGTTGACAGCGACAGCAATTTACACACTAGGATAAATTTAATGACCGAtaatgaaaagaaaacaaaaacaaaacggaaaCAACAAGAAATTGAAACGAAAATGGAATTGTGATAACAGCGTAATGCAAACAAAGTCATTTATTGCATGTAAGTTAGCAGAAGATCCATAGAAATAGTTAAACCAATCCGATTCGAGCTTCTTAACAATCTATCAAACCACCAAACCAATGGAACTGAATACAGAAACATCCACCCATCCCACTATAATAGCAGTAACAACAATGAAACAGGTAACAAGGACGGACAGGCCGTATATcttacaaaaacaaagaaaacacaaataaaatatttgatagaGAGCAAAGAACGCGCATGCAGCATGTGTCGGCCACGAATTAAACTGTTGATAACTAAACTTTGATATTAGTTTGTAAAGAGAATATTTTGTACGTACGTTTAATTTAATCATTGATTagcaaccaaccaaccaaccatcAACCACAAAAGCTGCACTTAAGCTAGCCTCTAACTACATATGTTTAGAATCCGGCAACACAGACTGATAGACAGATCAGTTGagtttctttcgttttttctaatagaaattttttaaatttgttcaaGTCAATGTACTTGAACAGACTCTGCTTAAAGCCCGTTATTAATTTAGGAACTCTACGCTTTCGTTAGCTACAATTAAACAACAAATGAGTTTAAACTATGCCGAAGAACACTATGAAAGACGCAACTATTTGTAACCTAGGCGCAAAGAAAACGTATTTTAAGTATAAAACACAAATTGTTCTTTAAGTTTTTTGTACTATTCTCGTtttgataatttaataaattcttgCTAGTTTCAGGAAAATGAATCTACcgtcttttttctttattcattagttttttttccccctttgaattattatttatgcataTGCAAATTTCGGGAACTGCTATACATGCATTAAATAGGTTCGAAATATTTGTTTCCACTAGGGGTCAAGGCTTGTTCGCTATTTTGTTGCAAATAATTTCACTGCAGAAGCAATCAACTAAAAAGTTTCCTCGTTTGGATGAAAACTATATATGTACGCTGCATCTATTGCTGCATTTAGTGGTGCCCGTAACAATGACAGCAGGGACTGCTGTTCCAGGAAGCCAAAAAGACCGCAACAATGGTTGGGGATTGGATCAAGCCAGTCGCCTAACAGGTTGGTCATGTGATTGATTCAGATTGCTCGTCCTTTGGGGCCACGGACAGAGGGTGCCTTTGTCAGCGCTTTGTCGTGGTTATGCGAATGAAAGGGCGATTGCCCTGACGATGAGGTCTTTAGTGGCCACAGCAGACAAATAACGAGAGTTAATGGTGATGGCGGCGTCATTACACAACTCTGCTCAAGTAAAGTCGCTCGTTTTGGGATAATTAAATGGGGTGTGTCTGTTTTCGCAGAGCCCTAGTTAATCGCTGACTTTTCGGTCAGTCTAATTGGCAGCAGGCTACATCAATACATTCCTCGATGTCTATCAGCAACACGTGGAGCGCTTAGTTTCTCCCAATTATTGTGTGTAATTTACAAACTTTTCCAAAGCAACACTATTTCTGTTGGCAAAATGGTATGGCAATTAATTACATTGTGTTTACTGTAAAGCATATGCTGTTATTGTTGAGCTGGTAAACAGGGAAACAGGCAACTAAAACACGTACCCGCCCCGTGGGACGCAGGACGTGGGACTTGAGAGGCCCGCTATAAAGGCAGATGGAGAAGAACTATGTCGACACAATGCGATTGTGGCAGCTTTTGTCTGTGAAAAGGAAAAACAGTAAACTGAATTTCAAGGAGCTGTGCTGTGAGCTCCCCCTCTGCCTGTCGGTCTGTGTGTCTGTCCGTCGATGCCATCTTATGGATGAAAAGTGTCACTTGCAAACGCTTTCAAGCTACGTAAACAACAAGCGGCATATCAAAAACAGTCGACATTTGAGTTTTTATGCTGGGTAGTGAAAGGACTAAGCAAATAAT
Above is a genomic segment from Drosophila kikkawai strain 14028-0561.14 chromosome 3R, DkikHiC1v2, whole genome shotgun sequence containing:
- the srl gene encoding uncharacterized protein srl produces the protein MDSRMLNVFQEDPFEGNFAKYETDADFWSPNDDLELTDTLNGILPIAPTDESLLTPSREEDLQNRENLLIYSDFVEQQLDGEDAHLLNAKVYSEVEAVYDQQRQISALVDYDRDEDTHDEDDVQSQCSNSTFRTRTDSSSIGDYESHSSDYEDEYDDIVDGDINSGTVPSISERKIRTLSTNTITSEFGLNIDVNNFDLADFITKDDFAENLNACRIQEAIKTQAPVEQVTKTVGATAPAPAPATTPGPVRPPKEVISRPAAIPFKAMNSDDDDDSDSIIDVETVDVIDVDETLWVAGQVTDDLCFVDNVKADPSWCPKTNKKPSVPPVKEHKLAPQQAEVPVVVASKPRTPANICLVPNKKQCDFLKRKVGSSVTSKSSKLAAKKAQDAIKNVGHKQPAANQVQGKGLGSGGKNLSLLKQEREAAGAVEASVPPSPTITPLQTPTPTPATATATKRKLNLEEYKQRRCGGSVAVSKAKPTPAKQPKLEAPSPSPIPAVKQTPSPQKAVIANIVNSLKCPSKEANAVPMDPITVAKNKVLRMLEMKRAQQLKIIDSRVSAKVPRVTKLPPLKDIVKDTYCMEVDPEPTPAQPSNKLHPDYEEIIIVSVSCNTDITIPPNQLSKASPRSLLKSSVLLYNISNGQDANKNMSNSLIASIQSEVVRQTSCTALASLTQNTVSAQGASTDKNVQHGEDMVIMHLPKDRARKTLVSMATQTDLQPEFPLLALPTVRKSRERTRRNYRKRRCHRSASGSNGSSSSSSCSSFASSRSRSNSIEQLRNLEAAANCGGSSIGNGGGYSSRSTHRHRSSVSSSSYSEAGKYERRQRRTSYNKRRSKNQKRSSFSSSGSASENSDRDRSRSPHRRAQRSRSRSRSDTRCQNNNNRRGFTDRNVSQPAVEERRIVYVGRIEQETTKELLRRKFLPYGSIKQITIHYKENGMKYGFVTYERAQDAFTAIDTSPRDPQINMYDISFGGRRAFCRASYADLDNAGINNYHTYVFPQETPAPKVQEEDSFEALLRKVKAKLNAGKPTPSEAAPVASEAQPVPQNQEQK